One Azospirillum sp. TSA2s genomic region harbors:
- the istA gene encoding IS21 family transposase, with amino-acid sequence MPALRLSMRQIRELFRLKFGSLLPTSDRQIAAQLGVARSTVAEYLERAHVAGLSWPLPPDLSDAELEERLFARPNIRPGARRRPEPDWAAMHRELKRPGVTLMILWEEYRAAHPDGYGYSRFCELYREFEARLAPSMRQPHLAGDKVFVDYSGKTLPIRDPATGAVRPAQLFIAVLGASNYTYAEATWTQTLPDWIGAHVRMLEAFQGCPRLIVPDNLKSGVLKASFYDPELNRSYAHMAHAYSVGILPARPRRPRDKAKVEAGVRIAQYFILGRLRNLPFFSLAEANGAIDRVLEDLNTRPQRRLGLSRRELFEQLDRPALRPLPDTPYEYAEWKLVRVGPDYHVEVAGFYYSVPAALIRQQIDARLTATTVEFFHRGQRVAAHARRHGGERHSTVPEHMPAAHRRYAEWSPERFERDAGDLGPNTVALIRAILASRPHPEQGFRTCRGVLKLFRGPNRARAEAVSARALEIGATTADSIASILRNNLDRVRSTARPEAPALDHANIRGSRYFH; translated from the coding sequence ATGCCAGCCTTGAGGCTTTCCATGCGGCAAATCCGTGAATTGTTTCGCCTGAAGTTCGGCAGCCTGCTGCCGACCAGCGATCGCCAGATCGCAGCCCAGCTCGGTGTCGCGCGCAGCACCGTGGCGGAGTACCTGGAGCGCGCCCATGTCGCAGGCCTGTCCTGGCCACTGCCCCCCGACCTCAGCGATGCCGAGCTGGAGGAGCGGCTGTTCGCCCGTCCGAACATTCGCCCCGGCGCCCGCCGGCGTCCGGAACCCGACTGGGCGGCTATGCACCGCGAACTCAAACGCCCGGGCGTCACGCTGATGATCCTGTGGGAGGAGTACCGCGCCGCTCATCCCGACGGCTACGGCTACAGCCGCTTCTGCGAGTTGTACCGGGAGTTCGAGGCGCGGCTCGCCCCCAGCATGCGTCAGCCCCACCTGGCCGGCGACAAGGTCTTCGTCGACTACTCCGGCAAGACGCTGCCCATCCGCGATCCCGCCACCGGCGCCGTGCGGCCCGCCCAGCTCTTCATCGCCGTGCTGGGCGCCTCCAACTACACCTACGCCGAGGCGACCTGGACGCAGACGCTGCCCGACTGGATCGGGGCGCATGTCCGCATGCTGGAAGCGTTTCAGGGCTGCCCGCGTCTGATCGTGCCGGACAACCTGAAAAGCGGCGTCCTCAAGGCTTCCTTTTACGACCCGGAGCTCAACCGCAGTTATGCCCACATGGCGCACGCCTACAGCGTCGGCATCCTGCCGGCGCGTCCGCGTCGCCCGCGTGACAAGGCCAAGGTGGAAGCCGGTGTGCGCATTGCGCAATACTTCATCCTCGGCCGGCTGCGCAATCTGCCGTTCTTCTCCCTGGCCGAAGCCAATGGCGCGATCGACCGGGTGCTGGAAGACCTCAACACACGACCCCAGCGTCGCCTTGGGCTCAGCCGCAGGGAGCTGTTCGAACAGCTTGATCGGCCGGCGCTGCGGCCGCTACCCGACACGCCCTACGAATACGCGGAGTGGAAGCTCGTGCGCGTCGGCCCCGACTACCATGTCGAGGTCGCCGGCTTCTACTACTCGGTACCGGCGGCGCTGATCCGCCAACAGATCGACGCACGCCTCACCGCCACCACGGTGGAGTTCTTCCACCGCGGCCAGCGGGTCGCCGCCCATGCCCGCCGACACGGCGGCGAGCGCCACAGCACCGTGCCCGAGCACATGCCGGCGGCACACCGCCGATACGCCGAGTGGAGCCCTGAACGTTTCGAGCGGGACGCCGGCGACCTCGGCCCCAACACTGTGGCGTTGATCCGCGCCATCCTCGCCAGCCGGCCGCACCCGGAACAGGGCTTCCGCACCTGCCGTGGCGTGCTGAAGCTGTTTCGCGGCCCCAACCGGGCCCGCGCCGAGGCGGTGAGTGCCCGGGCGCTGGAGATCGGCGCCACCACCGCCGACAGCATCGCCTCGATCCTACGCAACAACCTGGACCGGGTTCGCTCCACCGCCCGCCCTGAGGCGCCGGCGCTGGACCACGCCAACATCCGCGGCTCGCGGTACTTTCATTAG
- the istB gene encoding IS21-like element helper ATPase IstB, producing MLSHPTFDQLSDLGLHGMAKALREMQTNREAGTLSHEEWLGVLLDHEVTLRRQKRFEARAKSARLRHPAVIEDVDFRAPRGLDRALFQKLATCRWIHDHQNVIITGPTGIGKSWLACALGHRACRENLSVLYQRMPRLFETLALAHGDGRYARLMRGFARVRLLILDDWGPEPLNAEQRRDLLEIVEDRYNAGSLLITSQIPTDRWHELIGDPTLGDAILDRILHNAYRIDLTGDSMRKPRRQPALSDGE from the coding sequence ATGCTTTCCCATCCCACCTTCGACCAGCTCAGCGACCTGGGGCTGCACGGCATGGCCAAGGCGTTGCGCGAGATGCAGACCAACCGCGAGGCCGGCACCCTCAGCCATGAGGAATGGCTGGGTGTGCTGCTCGATCACGAGGTGACGCTGCGGCGGCAGAAACGTTTCGAAGCGCGCGCCAAGAGCGCCCGGCTGCGCCATCCCGCCGTGATCGAGGATGTTGATTTCCGGGCGCCGCGTGGGCTGGACCGCGCGCTGTTCCAGAAGCTGGCGACCTGCCGATGGATCCACGACCACCAGAACGTGATCATCACCGGGCCGACCGGCATCGGCAAATCCTGGCTGGCCTGCGCGCTTGGCCACCGTGCCTGCCGCGAAAACCTATCGGTACTCTACCAGCGGATGCCCCGGCTGTTCGAGACCCTGGCCCTGGCACATGGCGACGGCCGTTACGCCCGCCTGATGCGTGGCTTCGCCCGCGTGCGACTTCTCATCTTGGACGACTGGGGACCAGAGCCGCTGAACGCAGAGCAGCGCCGCGACCTGCTCGAGATCGTAGAGGACCGCTACAACGCCGGCTCTCTGCTGATCACCAGCCAAATCCCCACGGACCGCTGGCACGAACTCATTGGGGATCCGACTCTCGGGGACGCGATCTTGGACCGCATTCTTCACAACGCCTACCGCATCGACCTCACCGGAGACTCAATGCGCAAGCCGCGACGCCAGCCAGCCCTGTCCGACGGAGAGTGA
- the istB gene encoding IS21-like element helper ATPase IstB, with the protein MTAADPIDAARLSLALGDLRLPAIKLIWPDFAARADKEGWPAARFLAALTEHEIAERARRRVERHLDEARLPPGKTLESFEFDAVPMVSKAQVMALVAGDSWLEKGANLILFGPPGGGKSHLAAAIGYALVENGWRVLFARTTDLVQKLQIARRDLSLESAIAKLDKYHLLILDDFAYVAKDQAETSVIFELIGTRYERRSLLITANQPFGDWGKIFPSQAMTLAAIDRLVHHATIFEMNVESYRRRAALERKRGPGRPPSRATINSNLIDAPRQDP; encoded by the coding sequence ATGACCGCGGCCGATCCTATCGACGCCGCCCGCCTGTCGCTGGCGCTCGGCGATCTGCGCCTGCCGGCCATCAAGCTGATCTGGCCCGACTTCGCCGCACGAGCCGACAAGGAGGGCTGGCCTGCTGCCCGCTTCCTGGCCGCCCTAACCGAACATGAGATCGCTGAGCGTGCCCGTCGGCGCGTCGAGCGTCACCTCGACGAAGCCCGCCTGCCGCCCGGCAAGACCCTGGAGAGCTTCGAGTTCGACGCGGTGCCCATGGTTAGCAAGGCCCAGGTGATGGCCCTAGTTGCCGGCGACAGCTGGTTGGAGAAAGGCGCCAATTTGATCCTGTTCGGGCCACCCGGCGGGGGCAAGTCGCATCTGGCCGCCGCCATCGGCTACGCCCTGGTGGAAAATGGCTGGCGCGTGCTGTTCGCCCGGACCACCGATCTGGTGCAGAAGCTGCAGATCGCCCGACGTGACCTAAGCTTGGAGTCGGCGATCGCCAAGCTGGACAAATACCACCTGCTGATCCTCGATGACTTCGCCTACGTCGCCAAGGATCAAGCGGAGACCAGCGTCATCTTTGAGCTGATTGGCACTCGGTACGAGCGGCGCTCCTTGTTGATCACGGCAAACCAGCCCTTCGGCGACTGGGGCAAGATCTTTCCCAGCCAAGCCATGACGCTGGCTGCCATCGACCGGCTGGTTCATCACGCCACCATCTTCGAGATGAACGTCGAAAGCTACCGCCGACGAGCAGCACTGGAGAGAAAACGAGGACCTGGACGCCCGCCCTCGCGCGCGACAATCAACTCCAACCTGATTGACGCTCCGCGACAGGACCCTTGA
- the istA gene encoding IS21 family transposase, producing the protein MRLYMKYRSSNTPAIAAAKAGFSPATAYRIDQDPSPPSTKKTPRGRRRPDPLADFWDSEVVPMLKAAPGLRAIAVFAEIRRRHPDLSESVRRTLERRIRAWRAVNGPDQDVIFRQDHEPGRMGLSDFTDMATLAVTIAQQPLDHRLYHFRLAYSGWEHAHVVLGGESFVALAEGLQNALWSLGGVPADHRSDSLSAAFRNLDREAAEDATRRYEELCAHYGMSASRNNRGVAHENGSIESPHGHLKRAVEDALLLRGSRDFADLSAYRRFIDEVVGQQNARRMKEVAVERDALKPLPPDRSRDFERTIVCVTSSGGFTLRKVFYTVPSRLIGHRLRVHLFDDRLDCFLGGTHVLSLPRGRSRGNGKHGHVVDYRHVIHALRRKPMALLNLVYRDQLFPRQAYARAFEALLAAGDERRACATTVELLSLAHERGCEAALAQLLEIELATGRLPDLQDLRERFQAPTAALTTVTVDLVPLSVYDELGTVRPGEPA; encoded by the coding sequence ATGAGGCTCTACATGAAATACCGGTCCTCCAACACCCCCGCGATTGCGGCAGCAAAAGCCGGGTTCAGCCCGGCGACCGCCTATCGCATAGACCAGGATCCCAGCCCGCCATCGACCAAGAAGACACCACGGGGGCGACGCCGACCCGATCCGTTGGCTGACTTCTGGGACAGCGAGGTGGTGCCGATGCTCAAAGCAGCACCGGGGCTACGGGCGATCGCCGTGTTCGCCGAAATCCGTCGGCGACATCCGGACCTGAGCGAAAGCGTTCGCCGTACGCTGGAGCGCCGCATCCGTGCCTGGCGAGCGGTGAATGGCCCAGATCAGGACGTCATCTTCCGCCAGGATCACGAACCCGGCCGGATGGGCCTATCGGATTTCACTGACATGGCGACCCTGGCAGTTACCATCGCCCAGCAGCCGCTCGATCACCGCCTTTACCATTTCCGCCTCGCCTATTCCGGCTGGGAGCACGCCCACGTCGTGCTGGGCGGGGAAAGCTTTGTCGCCCTGGCCGAGGGGCTGCAGAACGCTCTCTGGTCGCTCGGCGGTGTACCGGCCGATCATCGTAGCGACAGCCTGTCGGCCGCATTCCGCAACCTGGACCGCGAAGCCGCCGAGGATGCCACTCGCCGCTACGAAGAGCTCTGCGCCCACTACGGCATGAGCGCCAGCCGGAATAACCGCGGTGTCGCCCACGAGAACGGCAGCATCGAAAGTCCCCATGGCCACCTCAAGCGCGCGGTGGAGGATGCGCTGCTGTTACGCGGCAGCCGCGACTTCGCCGACCTGTCGGCCTACCGCCGCTTCATCGACGAGGTCGTGGGCCAGCAGAACGCCCGCCGGATGAAGGAAGTCGCGGTGGAGCGGGATGCCCTCAAACCCTTGCCCCCCGACCGAAGCCGCGACTTCGAACGAACCATCGTCTGTGTCACCTCCAGCGGCGGCTTCACCCTGCGCAAGGTGTTCTACACGGTACCCTCGCGCCTGATCGGGCATCGCCTGCGGGTTCATCTGTTCGATGATCGGCTCGACTGCTTTTTAGGAGGAACGCACGTGCTGAGCCTGCCGCGTGGACGCTCGCGCGGGAACGGCAAGCATGGCCATGTCGTGGATTACCGCCACGTCATCCACGCCCTGCGGCGCAAGCCGATGGCGCTGCTCAATCTCGTCTACCGTGACCAGCTGTTCCCTCGCCAAGCCTACGCCCGGGCCTTCGAGGCCTTGCTGGCTGCCGGCGACGAGCGGCGGGCTTGCGCCACCACGGTGGAGTTGCTGTCGCTGGCCCACGAACGGGGCTGCGAAGCCGCTTTGGCCCAACTCCTGGAGATCGAATTGGCGACCGGCCGGTTGCCTGACTTGCAGGATTTGCGCGAGCGCTTCCAGGCTCCCACCGCCGCCCTCACCACCGTCACCGTCGATCTCGTGCCGCTCAGCGTCTATGACGAGCTGGGCACCGTTCGCCCGGGAGAACCAGCATGA
- a CDS encoding Mu transposase C-terminal domain-containing protein, translating to MTRRHAHATRKTPRGDTPPRPLSFGTLAGFSSEQWPLSNRNTRPASSESAYLIKDTLDQHDVRYEFRPPKTPHYGGHIERLAGTLGKKIHALPGATFSNPKQRGEYKSEAKAKMTLEELRVWLLNHIVGIYHNKVHDGTGFPPLARWSEGIIGSDRMRGRGLPEPIQDPRRLRLDFLPFIERTVQPEGIVWDKIWYRDPLLSQWVRADEGRRRRKFRVRRDPTDISKLYFLDPSLGDYVEIPYRDYGRPSISLWDYRAAEAYLRRQGKAAENEAAIFEAYEEMHRITVEAAKETKRVRRERAKLQEQRKHRAALTLDPPQSEGTPAAREQSKPDKGSRRDGHLALVVDNAHSAPIKPSLSAGDFDFDDSEIKTGVEEW from the coding sequence TTGACCCGACGCCATGCTCATGCGACACGAAAAACGCCTCGCGGGGATACGCCACCCCGGCCGCTTTCCTTCGGAACGCTGGCCGGCTTCAGTTCGGAACAGTGGCCGCTTTCAAATCGGAATACCCGGCCGGCTTCATCGGAATCTGCATACCTGATCAAGGACACGCTGGATCAGCACGACGTCCGCTACGAGTTCCGCCCGCCGAAGACCCCGCATTACGGCGGTCACATCGAGCGGTTAGCAGGGACGCTGGGCAAGAAAATCCATGCTCTGCCCGGCGCCACTTTCTCCAACCCCAAGCAGCGGGGTGAATACAAGTCCGAAGCCAAGGCGAAGATGACGCTGGAGGAACTGCGGGTATGGCTCCTCAACCACATCGTCGGCATCTACCACAACAAGGTCCACGACGGGACCGGCTTTCCTCCGCTGGCCCGGTGGAGCGAGGGCATCATTGGCAGCGACCGCATGCGGGGCCGTGGACTGCCGGAGCCGATCCAGGATCCGCGCCGCCTCAGGCTTGACTTCCTGCCCTTCATCGAACGCACGGTGCAGCCCGAGGGCATCGTTTGGGACAAGATTTGGTATCGGGACCCGCTACTCTCACAATGGGTCCGAGCCGACGAGGGCCGGCGTCGGCGGAAGTTCCGTGTCCGCCGCGATCCAACCGATATCTCGAAGCTTTACTTCCTCGACCCGAGCCTGGGCGACTACGTGGAGATTCCCTACCGGGACTATGGCCGCCCGTCGATCTCCCTGTGGGACTACCGGGCGGCCGAGGCCTATCTGCGCCGCCAGGGCAAGGCGGCCGAAAACGAGGCCGCCATCTTCGAGGCTTACGAGGAGATGCACCGCATCACAGTCGAGGCAGCGAAGGAGACGAAGCGCGTCCGCCGCGAGCGGGCCAAGCTGCAGGAGCAGCGCAAGCACCGCGCCGCCCTGACACTGGACCCGCCGCAGTCGGAAGGTACGCCGGCGGCGCGCGAGCAATCCAAACCGGACAAGGGCTCCCGGCGCGATGGGCATCTGGCCCTGGTGGTCGACAACGCGCACAGCGCGCCAATCAAGCCCTCGTTGTCCGCCGGGGACTTCGACTTTGACGACAGCGAGATTAAGACGGGTGTGGAGGAGTGGTGA
- a CDS encoding IS66 family transposase, with amino-acid sequence MTVPPRYRLSDAEKDALLIEQAALIERMAARIAELEALVGKPKKTSANSHIPPSQDGPGGKTGKAKRGRKPRPSRPGVARPLTPDPDRTERRLAEECPHCQTALLAAGQRCRHRYDHIDLPEVRPVVTRVELFGGRCGSCGRRYRAEPPAAMPPGTPFGPGIRSLLAYLHHSHHVGFERLSRLLKEVFGLSISEGAIANAFRRMGSAFDTACAAIKTKLLTAPVIASDETTTRVDGVTHWQWVFQSDEAVLHTIAPSRGRAVAADILGDHRPEVWVSDRYAGQQELGQVHQVCLAHVLRDVQYAIDCGDSVVAPKLRDHLRWAIRVGKRRPELKDSTLAAYAAKAERRLDALLGVPAAHPAGRELQRQIKAWRGKFFVFLSDRRVPPTNNVSEQEIRPSVIFRKVTNGFRSDWGPGIHAGYRSVTGTARRQGQSAWTAIRNLIDGTFVVA; translated from the coding sequence ATGACAGTTCCGCCGCGTTATCGCCTGAGCGACGCCGAGAAGGACGCCCTGCTAATCGAGCAGGCGGCGCTGATCGAGCGCATGGCCGCACGGATTGCCGAACTGGAAGCCTTGGTCGGCAAGCCGAAGAAGACCTCGGCGAACTCGCACATCCCGCCGTCCCAGGATGGCCCCGGGGGCAAGACCGGCAAGGCGAAGCGGGGGCGCAAACCGCGGCCGTCCCGTCCCGGTGTCGCGCGGCCGCTCACGCCCGACCCTGATCGCACCGAGCGCCGTCTCGCCGAGGAATGCCCGCATTGCCAAACGGCGCTGTTGGCAGCGGGACAGCGCTGCCGGCATCGCTACGACCACATTGACCTGCCCGAAGTCCGCCCGGTGGTGACGCGGGTGGAGCTGTTCGGCGGCCGCTGCGGTTCGTGTGGACGGCGCTATCGGGCTGAACCGCCCGCCGCCATGCCGCCGGGAACGCCCTTCGGCCCAGGGATCCGCTCGCTGCTGGCCTACCTGCATCACAGCCATCATGTCGGCTTCGAGCGGCTGTCGCGCCTGCTGAAGGAGGTGTTTGGGCTGAGCATCTCCGAAGGCGCCATCGCCAATGCCTTCCGCCGCATGGGGTCGGCGTTCGATACTGCCTGCGCGGCGATCAAGACCAAGCTCCTGACCGCTCCCGTCATCGCCTCGGACGAAACCACAACCCGGGTTGACGGCGTGACCCACTGGCAGTGGGTGTTCCAGTCCGATGAGGCTGTGCTGCACACCATTGCCCCCAGCCGGGGACGGGCGGTCGCCGCCGACATTCTGGGGGATCATCGACCCGAGGTGTGGGTCTCTGACCGCTACGCCGGCCAGCAGGAGCTGGGGCAAGTTCATCAGGTCTGCCTGGCCCATGTCTTACGCGACGTTCAGTACGCCATCGACTGCGGCGACAGCGTGGTGGCGCCGAAACTCCGGGATCATCTGCGCTGGGCCATCCGTGTCGGCAAGCGAAGACCGGAGTTGAAGGACAGCACGCTCGCCGCTTACGCCGCCAAGGCCGAGCGCCGCCTCGATGCGCTGCTCGGTGTCCCCGCTGCCCATCCGGCTGGCCGCGAACTGCAGCGCCAGATCAAGGCGTGGCGCGGCAAGTTCTTTGTCTTTCTCAGCGACCGCCGCGTGCCACCGACCAACAACGTCAGTGAGCAGGAAATCCGCCCGTCCGTGATCTTCCGCAAGGTGACGAACGGCTTCCGCTCCGACTGGGGGCCGGGCATCCACGCAGGCTATCGTTCCGTCACCGGAACCGCGCGCCGCCAAGGCCAGTCCGCCTGGACCGCCATCCGCAACCTCATCGACGGCACCTTCGTCGTCGCTTAA
- a CDS encoding TniB family NTP-binding protein: MLPFEFPVAENDIRIRRIRSPRYVDYEAGNAILNRLAWLYNHPKAVRPPCSLIYGDTNNGKTALAYKFVRDFSPREDSPEYGKRPVVYVHAPPFADLNGFYDAILRSVKAPYRSTARPQAKWDQLLQLLGAVGTRVLILDEVNNLLIGKVDQRSMVLNSLKSLSNELKIPVVAMGTQDAVRVFQTDQQLGNRFEPIGIPRWALSKDYAVFIARYVQRLELKQESNFRSKELVGRIHSMSEGLTGETCKLLALAAEMAVHTEREIIDLGTLDQVPWVMPSERRRMAR; this comes from the coding sequence ATGCTGCCCTTCGAGTTCCCTGTCGCTGAGAATGACATCCGCATTCGGCGCATCCGAAGCCCCCGCTACGTTGACTATGAAGCTGGCAACGCAATCCTCAACCGGCTCGCCTGGCTGTACAACCATCCCAAGGCGGTGCGGCCACCGTGCAGCCTAATCTACGGCGACACGAACAACGGCAAGACGGCGCTCGCCTACAAGTTCGTGCGAGACTTCAGCCCGCGGGAGGACAGCCCCGAGTACGGCAAGCGCCCGGTCGTCTACGTCCACGCCCCGCCCTTCGCCGACCTCAACGGGTTCTACGACGCCATCCTGCGCTCCGTTAAGGCGCCCTATCGGTCAACGGCCCGGCCCCAAGCCAAATGGGACCAACTCCTCCAGTTGCTTGGTGCGGTTGGAACCCGTGTGCTGATCCTGGACGAGGTAAACAACCTGCTCATCGGCAAGGTGGACCAACGCTCCATGGTGCTGAACAGTTTGAAGAGCCTCAGCAACGAACTGAAGATCCCAGTCGTCGCCATGGGCACCCAGGATGCCGTGCGCGTGTTTCAGACTGACCAGCAACTCGGCAACCGATTTGAGCCGATCGGTATCCCCCGCTGGGCACTGTCCAAGGATTATGCCGTGTTCATCGCTCGCTACGTCCAGCGCCTGGAACTGAAGCAGGAGAGCAACTTCCGCTCCAAGGAGCTGGTCGGTCGCATCCACAGCATGTCCGAGGGCCTTACCGGGGAGACCTGCAAGCTGCTGGCGCTGGCAGCGGAGATGGCCGTCCACACCGAACGGGAAATCATTGACTTGGGAACATTAGACCAAGTGCCCTGGGTGATGCCGAGCGAGCGGCGGAGGATGGCGCGTTAA
- a CDS encoding Druantia anti-phage system protein DruA, which yields MPIAFAIVLASRQAELHQSMNILTRNIATDLAPLGDAISEAVNREQLRAAIISACAKFEHAAALGDKEYLRTLHVQARILADTSLGERLHRLYTRRKCFFSDGCSINPNKIDPSVVLVTPNSVWEDVFKIVRGTWSMPYSKGYGRRLRFVIYDKHHNAVIGILGFQSPAADLACRDKLITVERSRKLDIVNSTLDVYTIGAVPPYSNLLGGKLVAGLAASADVVEAYKQAYGGKQSDMNGSKVDGSLIALTTASAFGRSSIYNRLRFYDTLLAKPIGFTKGFGAVHLEHLYGHMLRLLQEEGQAVTTGGFGVGPKIRWQNVTRALQVLNLPGSCLRHGLKREIFLFPLVNNLESAFGGERPGKSTAVQADEYAEYWRSRWALPRAERDRSWQEFSANAFFSTCFGT from the coding sequence ATGCCCATCGCCTTCGCAATTGTGCTAGCTTCACGGCAAGCGGAGTTACATCAATCAATGAATATCCTCACACGCAATATCGCTACCGACCTCGCCCCGCTCGGCGATGCGATTTCCGAAGCTGTTAATCGAGAGCAGTTAAGGGCGGCAATAATCAGTGCATGCGCCAAGTTTGAGCACGCGGCAGCACTTGGTGACAAAGAATATCTCCGCACGCTTCACGTGCAAGCTCGAATCCTCGCAGACACCTCACTAGGGGAGAGGCTTCATCGACTGTACACGAGACGTAAATGCTTCTTTTCTGATGGATGTTCCATCAACCCAAACAAAATAGACCCTAGCGTTGTTTTGGTGACGCCAAATAGCGTATGGGAGGACGTATTTAAAATAGTTAGAGGTACTTGGTCGATGCCATATTCAAAAGGCTATGGTCGGCGCTTGAGGTTTGTCATTTATGACAAGCATCATAATGCTGTCATCGGAATTCTTGGGTTTCAATCTCCAGCAGCTGATCTGGCATGTCGCGATAAACTGATTACCGTCGAGCGATCAAGAAAGCTCGATATTGTCAACTCCACTCTTGACGTCTATACGATTGGTGCTGTCCCCCCTTACTCCAACCTTCTTGGAGGCAAGCTTGTCGCCGGACTAGCCGCATCTGCTGACGTCGTTGAAGCCTATAAGCAGGCTTATGGTGGAAAGCAGAGTGACATGAATGGAAGCAAAGTTGATGGAAGTCTAATTGCACTAACAACAGCCAGTGCTTTTGGGCGGAGTTCCATTTACAATCGGCTTCGCTTCTACGACACTCTATTGGCAAAGCCGATAGGGTTTACGAAGGGTTTTGGTGCGGTACACCTAGAGCATCTTTATGGGCATATGCTTCGCCTACTACAGGAGGAAGGGCAAGCGGTGACCACCGGTGGATTTGGGGTGGGTCCAAAAATCCGATGGCAAAATGTCACGCGCGCACTTCAAGTTCTGAATTTGCCTGGAAGCTGCCTTCGACATGGATTGAAGCGCGAAATATTCTTGTTCCCCCTCGTTAATAATTTGGAATCTGCATTCGGCGGCGAACGTCCAGGAAAGTCGACCGCAGTTCAGGCTGACGAGTACGCTGAGTACTGGCGCAGTAGATGGGCATTGCCGCGCGCGGAGAGAGATAGAAGCTGGCAAGAATTCTCTGCCAATGCATTTTTCTCAACATGCTTTGGTACATAA
- a CDS encoding helix-turn-helix transcriptional regulator, which translates to MTSATSEITAPAADPSAERRRLLGVFLRRHRERLTPAEAGLQGGSTRRRTPGLRREELAQLCGISPTWYSWLEQGRDVSVSPQALARLADALQLSVAERAYLFEMTRKRDPDAPAAGSTDGPPPSLLAALEAMTAPAYLLDRLWTAVGWNPAAERLFGGWLGQGNPRQGGGERNLLRYVFLDPTARSFILDWDNRARRLLAEFRAETARHPEDPAVQALVDGLRRESPPFARMWDDHGVLEREGGLRRFDHPLDGPLMLEQVTLRPGGRSAYTLVMLLAPADGAA; encoded by the coding sequence ATGACCTCTGCGACCTCTGAAATCACTGCTCCCGCCGCCGATCCGTCCGCAGAACGCCGGCGCCTGCTCGGCGTCTTCCTGCGCCGCCATCGCGAGCGGCTGACTCCGGCGGAAGCCGGCTTGCAGGGTGGCTCCACCCGCCGCCGTACACCCGGCCTGCGTCGCGAGGAACTGGCGCAGCTCTGCGGCATCAGCCCGACCTGGTACAGCTGGTTGGAACAGGGGAGGGACGTGTCGGTTTCCCCCCAAGCGCTCGCCCGGTTGGCCGACGCACTGCAGCTGTCCGTGGCGGAACGGGCCTATCTGTTCGAAATGACGCGCAAGCGCGACCCGGATGCGCCCGCGGCCGGATCGACCGACGGACCGCCGCCGTCGTTGCTGGCAGCGTTGGAGGCGATGACGGCGCCGGCCTATCTGCTCGACCGGCTATGGACTGCGGTCGGCTGGAACCCGGCGGCGGAACGGCTGTTCGGCGGCTGGCTGGGACAGGGGAACCCAAGGCAAGGTGGTGGGGAGCGCAATCTGCTGCGTTACGTCTTCCTCGACCCGACGGCCCGGAGCTTCATCCTGGATTGGGACAACCGCGCCCGCCGCCTGCTGGCGGAGTTCCGCGCCGAAACAGCCCGCCATCCCGAAGATCCGGCGGTGCAGGCGCTGGTCGACGGATTGCGGCGTGAGAGTCCGCCTTTCGCCCGGATGTGGGACGATCATGGCGTGCTGGAGCGGGAAGGGGGGCTGCGCCGCTTCGACCATCCGCTGGATGGCCCACTGATGCTGGAGCAGGTGACCCTGCGCCCCGGCGGCCGGTCCGCCTACACGCTGGTCATGCTGCTCGCCCCGGCGGACGGCGCGGCGTAG